The proteins below come from a single Salvelinus sp. IW2-2015 unplaced genomic scaffold, ASM291031v2 Un_scaffold2652, whole genome shotgun sequence genomic window:
- the LOC112074486 gene encoding rho guanine nucleotide exchange factor 17-like, with amino-acid sequence MQEIEAHIEGVEHVRDILNPMRKFLRQEMVMEAKTVGGKKDRSLFLFSDLLICTTLKRKSGSLRRSSMSLYSVASVIDTSSKYKFLWKLPLET; translated from the exons ATGCAGGAGATAGAAGCCCACATCGAGGGAGTAGAACACGTCAGAGAT ATCCTTAACCCAATGAGGAAGTTCCTGAGACAGGAGATGGTGATGGAGGCG aAGACCGTGGGGGGTAAGAAGgaccgctctctcttcctcttcagtgATCTGCTCATCTGCACCACCCTCAAGAGGAAGTCTGGATCCCTGAGACGCAGCTCCATGAGCCT GTACTCTGTTGCCAGTGTGATCGATACTTCCAGTAAATATAAATTCCTGTGGAAACTTCCCCTAGAGACGTGA